In Dyadobacter sp. NIV53, a single window of DNA contains:
- the lpxB gene encoding lipid-A-disaccharide synthase, whose amino-acid sequence MKYYLIAGERSGDLHGANLLKGIKENDPDAEFRGWGGDMMQAEGMELVTHYKDTAFMGFLEVALNLHKISGFLKKCKKDILESQPDVIILIDYPGFNLRIAAFAKKHGLKTFYYISPKVWAWNQKRAWKIKQNVDRMFVIFPFEIDFYKKYDYPVDYVGNPLMDAIKAFEPDPYFKIKNNLDQDKPVIALLPGSRKQEIIGMLDLMLTVQPHFPDYQFAIAGVKNLPSSLYEKYLSNGRATIVYEATYDLLSVSEAALVTSGTATLETALLNIPEVVCYKTSGFSYAIAKRLIRVPFISLVNLIMNKEVVRELIQDELNENQLVKEVALILPGGANRNVLLDNYARLQALVGGAGASERAGGLMVKYMQEV is encoded by the coding sequence ATGAAATATTACCTCATTGCCGGCGAGCGTTCCGGAGATCTTCACGGAGCTAATCTGCTCAAAGGAATTAAGGAAAATGATCCGGACGCTGAGTTTCGCGGCTGGGGTGGTGATATGATGCAGGCAGAAGGAATGGAACTGGTGACGCATTATAAGGATACGGCTTTCATGGGTTTTCTGGAAGTGGCACTGAACCTGCACAAGATTTCCGGTTTCCTTAAAAAATGTAAAAAAGATATTCTGGAATCTCAGCCGGACGTGATTATACTGATCGATTATCCGGGTTTTAATCTTCGGATTGCAGCTTTTGCCAAGAAACATGGGCTGAAAACATTCTATTACATTTCGCCAAAAGTATGGGCATGGAACCAGAAACGTGCCTGGAAAATCAAACAGAACGTAGACCGGATGTTTGTGATCTTTCCGTTTGAAATTGATTTTTATAAAAAATACGATTATCCGGTTGATTATGTGGGCAATCCGCTAATGGATGCGATCAAAGCTTTTGAACCTGATCCTTATTTTAAAATAAAAAATAATCTAGACCAGGACAAACCAGTTATAGCCTTACTTCCCGGTAGCCGGAAACAGGAAATTATTGGTATGCTTGATCTGATGCTGACGGTCCAGCCGCATTTTCCGGACTACCAGTTTGCAATTGCAGGTGTTAAAAATTTACCTTCTTCTTTGTACGAAAAGTATCTTTCCAATGGCAGGGCAACGATTGTGTACGAAGCAACTTATGATCTCCTGTCCGTGTCTGAGGCAGCGTTGGTCACATCCGGAACCGCGACATTGGAAACTGCCTTACTGAATATTCCGGAGGTAGTTTGTTATAAAACCAGCGGATTTTCCTACGCAATTGCCAAACGGTTAATCCGCGTTCCTTTTATTTCCCTGGTTAACCTGATCATGAATAAGGAAGTTGTACGGGAATTGATTCAGGATGAACTGAATGAAAATCAGCTGGTTAAAGAGGTTGCTTTAATTCTGCCAGGCGGAGCAAACCGTAATGTCCTATTAGACAATTATGCCAGGCTGCAAGCATTGGTAGGCGGTGCCGGTGCTTCGGAAAGAGCAGGAGGTTTAATGGTAAAATATATGCAGGAAGTTTAA
- a CDS encoding 6-carboxytetrahydropterin synthase: MIYVTRKEHFNAAHRLFNPAWSDEKNQEVFGPCANNNWHGHNFELIVTVKGSPNPDTGFVIDLKVLGDIIKNRVIDKVDHKNLNLDVDFMAGKMASCEIFVLEIWNILAPAIAETASNAKLHYIKLVETPKNFVEYYGE, from the coding sequence ATGATTTACGTAACAAGAAAAGAGCATTTCAACGCTGCACACAGGCTATTTAACCCGGCCTGGTCAGATGAAAAAAATCAGGAAGTTTTTGGCCCTTGTGCCAATAACAACTGGCATGGACATAATTTTGAATTAATTGTTACGGTAAAAGGTTCGCCTAATCCTGACACAGGATTTGTAATAGATTTGAAAGTGCTGGGAGATATTATTAAAAACAGGGTGATAGATAAAGTAGATCACAAGAACCTGAACCTGGATGTGGATTTCATGGCTGGTAAAATGGCATCCTGTGAAATATTTGTATTGGAAATCTGGAATATTCTTGCCCCGGCTATTGCTGAAACAGCTTCCAACGCAAAGCTTCATTATATTAAACTGGTAGAAACGCCCAAGAATTTCGTTGAATACTACGGGGAATAG
- the rfaD gene encoding ADP-glyceromanno-heptose 6-epimerase, which yields MIIVTGAAGFIGSGLISRLNQDGFRNIVAVDDFSKTEKAENLEGKTIVQKIERKELFDWLDQNYRDVEFIFHIGARTDTTEFDKEIFDELNVNYSKQIWEKCVAYQIPLVYASSAATYGLGEHGYDDNEATLSELKPLNPYGDSKNEFDIWALQQEKKPLFWAGLKFFNVYGPNEYHKGRMASVILHAYNQIKATDKMKLFRSHNPDFKDGEQMRDFIYVKDLIDVCIFLMHHRKNSGIYNLGSGQARTFKDLVINTFLAMDKTPDISYIDTPIDIRDKYQYFTEANMNKLKAIGYTKPFSTLEEGVADYVKHYLATGAYL from the coding sequence ATGATTATAGTAACAGGTGCAGCCGGATTCATTGGCAGCGGGCTTATCAGCCGTCTCAATCAGGATGGTTTCAGAAACATTGTCGCAGTCGATGATTTTTCCAAAACAGAAAAAGCGGAAAATCTTGAAGGAAAAACAATTGTACAGAAAATTGAGCGTAAAGAGCTGTTTGACTGGCTTGACCAGAATTACCGCGATGTTGAATTTATATTTCATATTGGCGCAAGAACAGACACGACGGAATTTGATAAAGAAATTTTTGATGAACTGAATGTCAATTATTCCAAGCAGATCTGGGAGAAATGCGTGGCTTATCAGATCCCGCTCGTTTATGCCTCATCAGCGGCAACGTACGGACTGGGTGAACATGGTTATGATGACAATGAAGCCACGCTTTCTGAATTAAAACCATTAAACCCTTATGGGGATTCTAAAAACGAATTTGACATTTGGGCACTACAGCAGGAAAAGAAACCGCTTTTCTGGGCTGGTTTGAAATTTTTCAATGTGTATGGGCCGAATGAATATCATAAAGGCCGCATGGCATCCGTAATTTTACATGCGTACAATCAGATAAAAGCTACTGACAAAATGAAGCTTTTTCGTTCGCATAATCCTGATTTTAAAGATGGAGAACAAATGCGGGACTTTATTTACGTAAAAGATCTTATCGACGTTTGTATATTCCTGATGCATCACCGCAAAAATTCCGGCATTTACAATCTGGGAAGCGGACAAGCGCGTACTTTCAAGGATCTGGTAATCAATACATTCCTGGCCATGGACAAAACACCGGATATCTCATACATTGATACGCCGATTGATATCCGTGATAAATACCAGTATTTTACGGAAGCAAATATGAATAAATTAAAAGCCATAGGATATACCAAACCATTTTCTACACTGGAAGAAGGAGTGGCAGATTATGTTAAACATTATTTGGCTACGGGAGCGTATTTATAG
- the sufB gene encoding Fe-S cluster assembly protein SufB produces MSKEEELLEEITSSEYKYGFVTDIEADEAPMGLDESTIRFISAKKNEPEWMLEWRLKAFRLWLTMAEPKWPNVHYPKIDFQGIKYYSAPKKKKVVESLDDIDPELRDTFQRLGISLNEQKRLSGVSIAVDAVMDSESVFTTFKESLREKGIIFCAISEAIREHPDLIKKYLGSVVPPKDNFYAALNAAVFSDGSFVYIPKGVRCPMELSTYFRINAAGTGQFERTLIVGDADSHVSYLEGCTAPMRDENQLHAAVVEIFAHENANIKYSTVQNWYPGDKEGKGGIYNFVTKRGLCDGAGSKISWTQVETGSAITWKYPSVILKGDNSIGEFYSVAVTNNMQQADTGTKMIHIGKNTKSRIVSKGISAGKSQNSYRGLVQVFKKAEKARNFSQCDSLLLGDKCGAHTFPYIEVSNPSATVEHEATTSKIGEDILFYCNQRGIPTEQAVALIVNGYAKEVLNQLPMEFAVEAQKLLEISLEGSVG; encoded by the coding sequence ATGAGCAAAGAAGAAGAATTGTTGGAGGAAATCACCAGTTCGGAATACAAATACGGCTTTGTAACTGATATTGAAGCGGACGAAGCTCCTATGGGCTTGGACGAAAGCACGATTCGGTTTATTTCTGCCAAAAAAAATGAACCTGAGTGGATGCTAGAGTGGCGTTTGAAGGCTTTTCGTTTGTGGCTTACAATGGCTGAGCCGAAATGGCCAAACGTACATTACCCAAAAATTGACTTTCAGGGAATAAAATATTATTCAGCTCCGAAAAAGAAAAAAGTTGTTGAAAGTCTGGACGATATAGATCCTGAATTACGCGATACTTTCCAACGTTTAGGGATTTCGCTGAACGAACAAAAAAGGCTTTCCGGAGTTTCTATTGCGGTTGATGCTGTAATGGATTCGGAATCTGTCTTTACTACATTCAAAGAATCACTGAGAGAAAAAGGAATTATATTCTGCGCTATCAGTGAAGCAATTCGTGAGCATCCGGACCTGATCAAGAAATATTTAGGATCTGTTGTTCCGCCAAAGGATAACTTTTATGCCGCATTAAATGCAGCTGTATTCTCAGACGGGTCATTTGTATATATTCCAAAAGGCGTTCGTTGTCCTATGGAATTGTCTACGTATTTCCGTATCAATGCAGCCGGAACCGGTCAGTTTGAGCGTACTTTAATTGTAGGTGATGCTGACAGTCACGTAAGTTACCTGGAGGGGTGTACTGCTCCAATGCGCGATGAAAATCAGTTGCACGCTGCGGTAGTAGAAATTTTCGCACACGAAAATGCAAATATTAAATACTCGACCGTACAAAACTGGTATCCTGGCGATAAAGAAGGAAAAGGTGGTATTTATAATTTCGTAACCAAACGTGGATTGTGTGACGGAGCTGGCTCAAAAATATCCTGGACTCAGGTTGAGACTGGTTCGGCTATTACGTGGAAATATCCATCTGTGATCCTGAAAGGTGATAATTCAATCGGAGAATTTTATTCTGTGGCTGTTACAAACAATATGCAGCAAGCCGATACTGGAACTAAAATGATCCATATTGGAAAAAATACAAAAAGCCGTATAGTATCCAAAGGTATTTCAGCTGGAAAAAGCCAGAATTCATACCGAGGATTAGTTCAGGTATTTAAAAAAGCAGAAAAAGCACGTAACTTCTCACAATGCGATTCTTTGTTGCTGGGTGACAAATGCGGTGCTCACACTTTTCCGTATATCGAAGTAAGCAATCCTTCCGCAACTGTGGAGCATGAAGCGACTACTTCAAAAATCGGAGAAGATATCCTGTTTTACTGTAATCAGCGTGGCATTCCTACTGAGCAGGCCGTTGCTTTAATTGTAAATGGTTATGCCAAAGAAGTTTTAAACCAGCTCCCTATGGAATTTGCTGTTGAAGCACAGAAACTACTGGAAATCAGCTTAGAGGGAAGTGTAGGATAA
- a CDS encoding cation:proton antiporter — protein sequence MTHVPQLIVDLSLILTMAGIITLIFKKLKQPIVLGYILAGLLVGPNFNLFPTITDIKTIEIWAEIGVIFLLFNLGLEFSFKKLMKVGNTAAITGLFEVGLMLVTGFATGQLLGWSKIDSLFLGGIIAISSTTIIFRAFDELGIKTQQFTRVVLGILVIEDLTAVLLMVLLSTLSISQQFAGAELLESILKLFFFLILWFLGGIFVFPTLLRRYRGLMNDESVLITSVALCFGMVFLVTQAGFSAALGAFIMGSILAETTHAEKIEHLLKPVKDLFGAVFFISVGMLINPGLLIEYALPTAILVLVVIIGKTTFVTVGAVISGQPLKNSIQSGMSMSQIGEFSFIIANLGLALKVTSDFLYPIAVGVSVITTFTTPYMMKLSEPFYEWLNKNLPDKWKTSLNRYSSSTGTITKTTQWHQILQSYAQTVVLNSVVVIGIILISSRQLADLLHTRIPETYLTNSVMFGITFLMIAPFLWALIFKRSNRKAYSAIWLSRKYSRGPLLVLELSRVLIAILLMVFLLGQFFATPAALSIAGGIMVLAFAIFYQRLQHFYHKIEERFLQNLNARQLEGSGKSKKLLLPWDAHFAFLEVSADSNLIGKTLQELAIRENFGINVVLIERGSKTIHLPRPTEVLYPCDRIEVIGTDAQLDAFRGHVEVSTSGDIYIAPPDTIVLERITVKNEYNIRGKSIRNSQIREKTHGMIVGLERNGERILNPDSSVIIEIEDVLWIAGERDLIKEFLNRKAGSKEESELV from the coding sequence ATGACACACGTTCCGCAACTTATCGTTGACCTTTCGCTGATACTTACCATGGCCGGTATTATCACACTCATATTCAAAAAATTAAAGCAGCCCATTGTTCTGGGTTATATATTGGCAGGACTTTTAGTCGGGCCTAATTTCAACTTATTTCCAACCATTACGGATATCAAAACCATTGAGATCTGGGCAGAAATCGGTGTGATATTTTTACTTTTCAATTTGGGTCTTGAATTCAGTTTTAAGAAACTGATGAAGGTTGGGAATACGGCGGCAATTACTGGTCTTTTTGAAGTTGGGTTAATGCTCGTAACTGGTTTTGCAACCGGGCAGCTTTTAGGATGGAGTAAAATTGACAGCCTTTTTCTGGGCGGTATTATCGCTATATCTTCCACAACGATCATTTTTCGTGCATTTGACGAATTAGGAATTAAAACCCAGCAATTTACCAGAGTAGTATTAGGTATATTGGTTATTGAGGATTTAACGGCCGTGTTATTAATGGTCTTGTTATCAACACTTTCTATCAGCCAGCAATTTGCTGGAGCAGAATTATTGGAGTCTATCCTGAAATTATTCTTTTTTCTGATCCTTTGGTTTTTAGGTGGCATTTTTGTTTTCCCAACCTTGCTCAGAAGATACCGCGGACTGATGAACGATGAAAGTGTTCTGATCACTTCGGTAGCGCTTTGCTTCGGAATGGTTTTTCTGGTGACACAAGCAGGTTTTTCTGCTGCGCTAGGTGCTTTTATTATGGGTTCTATTCTGGCTGAAACCACTCATGCTGAAAAAATTGAACATTTATTAAAACCTGTAAAAGACCTTTTTGGCGCCGTTTTCTTTATTTCCGTTGGTATGCTGATCAACCCCGGACTGCTCATCGAATATGCTTTGCCAACTGCTATTCTTGTGTTGGTTGTCATCATTGGAAAAACTACGTTTGTTACTGTGGGTGCGGTCATTTCCGGTCAGCCTCTCAAAAATTCGATACAGTCGGGAATGAGTATGTCTCAGATCGGTGAGTTTTCATTCATTATTGCCAATCTGGGATTAGCGTTAAAAGTAACCAGTGATTTTCTGTATCCCATTGCAGTCGGTGTTTCGGTAATTACCACTTTTACCACACCATACATGATGAAATTGTCCGAGCCATTTTATGAGTGGCTGAACAAAAATTTGCCTGATAAATGGAAAACTTCCCTGAACCGGTATAGTTCAAGCACCGGCACCATTACCAAAACAACACAATGGCATCAGATCCTGCAATCCTATGCACAGACTGTCGTTCTCAATTCAGTTGTGGTAATTGGCATTATCCTTATCTCGTCCAGGCAGCTTGCAGATCTTTTGCATACCCGGATTCCTGAAACTTACCTGACCAATTCAGTTATGTTTGGGATTACATTTTTGATGATTGCCCCCTTTTTATGGGCCTTGATCTTCAAACGTTCTAACCGGAAAGCTTACTCAGCAATCTGGCTCAGCAGAAAATATAGCCGCGGGCCTTTATTGGTTCTTGAACTTTCACGGGTATTGATTGCGATACTTCTGATGGTCTTTTTACTGGGCCAGTTTTTCGCAACACCGGCTGCGTTAAGTATAGCGGGAGGGATAATGGTACTTGCTTTCGCCATATTTTACCAGCGGCTGCAACACTTTTATCATAAAATTGAAGAACGGTTTTTACAAAATCTGAATGCACGCCAGCTGGAAGGCAGTGGAAAATCTAAAAAACTTCTTTTACCCTGGGATGCGCATTTTGCTTTTCTGGAAGTAAGTGCTGATTCTAATCTGATAGGAAAAACTTTGCAGGAACTGGCTATAAGAGAGAATTTCGGAATCAATGTGGTTTTGATCGAACGTGGGAGCAAAACAATACATCTGCCCCGCCCTACCGAAGTATTATATCCATGCGACCGTATTGAAGTTATAGGCACAGATGCACAGCTAGATGCATTCCGCGGGCATGTTGAAGTAAGTACCAGCGGGGATATTTACATTGCTCCTCCGGATACAATTGTGCTGGAACGGATCACTGTTAAAAATGAATATAACATCAGAGGAAAATCCATCCGTAATAGTCAGATAAGAGAAAAAACGCACGGAATGATTGTCGGACTGGAACGTAACGGAGAACGCATTCTTAACCCGGATTCTTCCGTGATTATAGAAATAGAAGACGTATTATGGATAGCTGGTGAAAGAGACCTGATCAAAGAGTTTCTAAACAGAAAAGCAGGAAGTAAAGAAGAAAGCGAACTGGTTTAG